In Thalassospira sp. ER-Se-21-Dark, one genomic interval encodes:
- a CDS encoding aspartate aminotransferase family protein codes for MNHRPNSLHMSDIAHSMHPYTNMRLHEEKGPMIMAEGNGARVTDSEGKEYIEGLAGLWSVAVGFSETRLADAAYAQLKRLPYYHSFAHKAHEPSIRLAEKLVEMTPEGLNRVFFTNSGSEANDTVVKMAWFLNNGLGRPEKKKFLSRTKAYHGITIASGSLTGLAGNQKDFDLPAIPVTHLSCPHFWRYGEEGESESEFTARLLKELEDTILAEGPETIAAFIGEPVMGAGGVMTPPEGYWPGVVEICHKYDILVVSDEVINGFGRTGARFGCEKYGFTPDILVTSKQLTSSYMPLAAIVVNDKVYNAIADNTAKLGNFGHGFTGTGHPVACAVGLENLNIIEERDLMGNAKRLEPMFQDGLRAFADHPLIGEIRGVGLIAGLEMADKKTKQPFGKPGTVAAKVVALAAEEGLICRNVYDTVALCPPLIVTEDDVREIHARLGRALDRALDWAKSEGML; via the coding sequence ATGAACCATCGGCCGAATTCGCTCCACATGTCCGACATCGCACATTCGATGCATCCATACACCAATATGCGACTGCACGAAGAAAAGGGCCCGATGATCATGGCCGAGGGCAATGGCGCCCGCGTCACCGACAGCGAAGGCAAGGAATATATCGAAGGTCTTGCCGGGCTTTGGTCGGTTGCGGTTGGTTTTTCTGAAACCCGTCTGGCCGATGCCGCCTATGCGCAGCTTAAACGCCTGCCCTATTACCACAGCTTTGCGCACAAGGCGCACGAGCCATCGATCCGTCTGGCCGAAAAGCTGGTGGAAATGACGCCCGAAGGCCTGAACCGCGTGTTCTTTACCAATTCCGGGTCGGAAGCCAACGACACCGTCGTCAAGATGGCCTGGTTCCTCAATAACGGTTTGGGCCGTCCGGAAAAGAAGAAGTTCCTGTCGCGCACCAAGGCCTATCACGGGATTACGATTGCATCGGGCTCGCTGACCGGGCTTGCCGGCAACCAGAAGGACTTTGACCTTCCGGCCATTCCGGTGACGCATCTGAGCTGCCCGCATTTCTGGCGTTATGGCGAAGAGGGCGAGTCCGAGAGCGAATTCACCGCGCGCCTTTTAAAGGAACTTGAAGACACCATCCTTGCCGAAGGCCCGGAAACCATCGCGGCCTTTATTGGCGAACCGGTGATGGGTGCAGGTGGTGTGATGACGCCGCCGGAAGGTTACTGGCCGGGTGTGGTTGAAATCTGCCACAAGTACGACATTCTGGTCGTTTCCGACGAAGTCATTAACGGTTTCGGCCGGACTGGTGCCCGTTTTGGCTGTGAAAAATATGGCTTCACGCCGGACATTCTGGTGACATCCAAACAGCTGACCTCGTCCTACATGCCGCTTGCCGCGATTGTGGTGAATGACAAGGTCTATAACGCGATTGCCGACAACACCGCCAAGCTTGGCAATTTCGGCCACGGCTTTACCGGCACCGGACATCCGGTTGCCTGTGCGGTTGGTCTGGAAAACCTCAATATCATCGAAGAACGCGATTTGATGGGCAATGCCAAACGCCTGGAGCCGATGTTCCAGGATGGTTTGCGCGCCTTTGCCGATCATCCGTTGATCGGCGAAATTCGCGGTGTCGGCCTGATTGCGGGTCTGGAAATGGCAGACAAAAAAACCAAACAGCCGTTTGGCAAACCGGGCACGGTTGCCGCCAAGGTCGTGGCCCTTGCCGCCGAGGAAGGGCTTATTTGCCGCAACGTCTATGACACGGTCGCACTCTGCCCACCGCTGATCGTGACCGAGGATGACGTGCGTGAAATCCACGCCCGCCTGGGCCGTGCGCTTGACCGGGCGCTTGATTGGGCCAAGTCCGAAGGGATGCTCTGA
- the rpsT gene encoding 30S ribosomal protein S20 — protein MAHHKSAKKRIRRNAARAEVNGARIGRIRTFVKKVEAALNTGDKDAALAAMKIAEPEMARGAQLGVLHKNTVARKVSRLTARIKAL, from the coding sequence ATGGCTCACCATAAATCGGCCAAGAAGCGCATTCGCCGCAACGCCGCACGTGCAGAAGTTAATGGTGCACGTATCGGTCGCATTCGTACCTTCGTTAAGAAGGTCGAGGCTGCGCTGAACACTGGCGATAAAGATGCTGCTCTGGCTGCGATGAAAATCGCTGAGCCGGAAATGGCGCGTGGCGCACAGCTTGGTGTTCTGCACAAGAACACCGTTGCTCGCAAGGTTTCGCGCCTGACCGCGCGTATCAAAGCGCTTTAA
- a CDS encoding GntR family transcriptional regulator, with protein sequence MTQTQPSSGFQQIDREGLVQRVAKLLSKAIVSGKLAPGARLSESVVARELGVSRAPVREAARLLESSGLVRSEPNRGFFVRQISIKALNDLYELRLAIETAVVERLVQNWNDEIEEALSAQVAELHRVATEEADIFTQVEADMQFHRLMCTGSDNPKFLQVFEQVAIETEFSIMLIGQLYDDPTRIAETHEPILEALRARDATKAVSAIRYHISEAQRIVIDQFRLLEEGKTST encoded by the coding sequence ATGACACAGACACAGCCGTCCTCCGGCTTCCAACAGATTGACCGTGAAGGGCTCGTCCAGCGGGTTGCCAAGTTGCTGAGCAAAGCAATCGTCAGCGGAAAGCTCGCACCGGGTGCGCGGCTATCCGAATCGGTTGTTGCCCGCGAATTGGGGGTCAGCCGGGCACCGGTCCGTGAAGCGGCGAGGTTGCTTGAAAGTTCGGGACTGGTGAGGTCCGAGCCGAACCGGGGATTTTTTGTGCGTCAGATTTCGATAAAGGCGCTCAATGATCTGTATGAGTTGCGACTGGCGATTGAGACGGCCGTGGTCGAACGTCTGGTGCAGAACTGGAACGACGAGATCGAGGAAGCCCTGAGCGCACAGGTGGCCGAGCTTCACCGGGTTGCCACCGAAGAGGCTGATATTTTCACCCAGGTCGAGGCCGACATGCAGTTTCACCGGCTGATGTGTACTGGCAGCGACAACCCGAAATTCCTGCAGGTGTTCGAACAGGTCGCCATAGAAACCGAGTTCAGCATCATGCTGATCGGGCAGTTATATGACGATCCGACCCGCATTGCAGAAACACACGAACCGATTCTTGAAGCCCTACGGGCACGCGATGCCACCAAGGCCGTTTCGGCGATCCGCTACCACATTTCGGAGGCGCAACGCATCGTGATCGATCAGTTCCGCCTTCTGGAAGAAGGCAAAACGTCGACATGA
- a CDS encoding histone deacetylase family protein, with protein sequence MKCFYAPETETHDPIFRLTYGKIQRNAEQAERAKLLLAGLDALSLSVTEPGRAPMAALETVHTKRFLKFLETAWDEWQKQPDAGPEVVPNVFPRAATSSYPHTILARAGWHMGDTSAPIGQNSWQAALRAADCAIAATDAVLAGDDKAYALCRPAGHHTSAEIAAGHCLLNNAAIAAARLRTAHDRVAIFDIDVHHGNGTQDIFYDRGDVLTASIHADPTDYYPFFTGFAHETGTGNGDGYNLNLPLPRTTTDAAWLAAIDTALDRIAQFNPGALVLSLGLDTHEDDPLLGMKVSWDGLRRAGEKIAAAGYPTVIVQEGGYLTPSLTTSLTSFLSGYLGAKIPALERN encoded by the coding sequence ATGAAATGCTTCTACGCCCCAGAGACCGAAACACACGATCCGATTTTTCGGCTGACCTATGGCAAGATCCAGCGCAATGCCGAACAGGCCGAACGCGCCAAGCTTTTGCTGGCTGGTCTTGATGCGCTTTCCCTGTCGGTAACCGAGCCCGGACGCGCCCCGATGGCAGCCCTTGAAACCGTTCATACCAAGCGGTTCTTAAAGTTCCTCGAAACGGCGTGGGATGAATGGCAAAAACAGCCCGATGCGGGCCCGGAAGTCGTGCCCAACGTCTTTCCGCGTGCCGCAACATCATCCTATCCGCACACCATTCTGGCCCGGGCGGGCTGGCATATGGGCGATACGTCGGCCCCGATTGGCCAGAATAGCTGGCAGGCGGCCCTCCGTGCCGCCGATTGCGCCATTGCCGCAACCGATGCTGTGCTGGCGGGCGATGACAAGGCCTATGCGCTGTGTCGGCCGGCGGGCCATCACACCAGTGCCGAAATTGCCGCCGGTCATTGCCTTTTGAATAATGCCGCCATTGCGGCTGCACGCCTGCGCACCGCACATGATCGCGTCGCGATATTTGATATCGATGTCCATCATGGCAACGGCACGCAGGATATCTTTTATGATCGGGGCGATGTCCTGACCGCCTCCATCCATGCCGACCCCACGGACTATTACCCGTTCTTTACCGGCTTTGCCCACGAGACCGGCACAGGGAACGGCGACGGATATAATCTTAATCTGCCCCTGCCTCGCACCACCACAGACGCAGCATGGCTTGCCGCGATTGACACCGCCCTTGACCGTATTGCCCAATTCAATCCCGGTGCGCTGGTTCTCAGCCTTGGGCTTGATACCCACGAAGATGACCCGTTGCTTGGCATGAAAGTAAGTTGGGACGGACTGCGTCGTGCCGGTGAAAAAATTGCTGCGGCGGGCTATCCGACGGTTATTGTGCAAGAGGGTGGATATCTGACACCATCACTGACCACGTCGCTGACATCTTTTCTTTCGGGTTATTTGGGCGCAAAAATACCCGCACTTGAGAGAAACTGA
- the gyrB gene encoding DNA topoisomerase (ATP-hydrolyzing) subunit B translates to MTNETETPNTGEQSQEYGAESIKVLKGLEAVRKRPGMYIGDTDDGTGLHHMIYEVVDNAIDEALAGHCDTVWVQLNGDGSATIRDNGRGIPTDMHKEEGVSAAEVIMTQLHAGGKFDQNSYKVSGGLHGVGVSVVNALSTLLKLRVWRNGKEHYMEFSGGDAIKPLEVVGDAPLTADGTPLSGTEVTFYPDAEIFTMTDFDLPTLEHRLRELAFLNSGVILTLRDERSGEPTEIKLHYEGGIRAFVEYLDRNKARQIEEAICIEGEKDGITVEVALQWNDSYHETTLCFTNNIPQRDGGTHMAGFRAALTRQINSYAQESGIAKKEKVALSGDDAREGLSCVISVKVPDPKFSSQTKDKLVSSEVRPVVENIVNDKLAQWLEEHPQDARKIVTKVVEAASAREAARKARELTRRKGALDISSLPGKLADCQERDASKAELFIVEGDSAGGSAKQGRERGFQAILPLRGKILNVERARFDKMLSSQEIGTLITAMGTGIGRDDFNIEKARYHKIIIMTDADVDGAHIRTLLLTFFYRQMPELIERGYLYIAQPPLYRAKRGNSVQYLKDDREMEQYLTAQGTEEAVLTLAGGQQLAGPDLVRVVELARKAKGFLEPLSIKLPISVLEQATLAGALNPALLDDDGKRVEAAETLAKHLDTLEEDYDRGWHGEAPLDEIVLWRMLRGVEQRHVIDGNILRSAEARAIAGILGELRELFEKGAEFVAKDKTWKINGPVDLVNAVMEYGRRGISVQRYKGLGEMNPDQLWETTLDPNVRSLLQVKVAHADEAEEVFSTLMGDVVEPRRDFIQSNALKVANLDV, encoded by the coding sequence ATGACCAACGAAACCGAAACGCCGAACACTGGTGAACAGTCGCAGGAGTATGGCGCAGAATCGATCAAGGTTCTTAAGGGCCTTGAAGCTGTGCGCAAACGTCCGGGCATGTATATCGGCGATACCGATGACGGTACCGGTTTGCACCATATGATCTACGAAGTCGTCGATAACGCAATCGACGAAGCCTTGGCCGGTCACTGCGATACCGTCTGGGTCCAGCTCAACGGTGATGGTTCTGCCACCATCCGCGATAACGGCCGTGGCATTCCGACCGACATGCACAAGGAAGAAGGCGTTTCCGCCGCCGAGGTCATCATGACCCAGCTGCATGCCGGCGGTAAGTTCGACCAGAATTCCTATAAGGTTTCCGGTGGTCTGCACGGCGTGGGCGTGTCGGTGGTGAACGCGCTGTCGACGCTGCTCAAGCTCCGCGTCTGGCGTAACGGCAAAGAACACTACATGGAGTTTTCCGGTGGGGACGCGATCAAGCCGCTTGAGGTTGTCGGTGATGCGCCGCTGACCGCGGATGGCACGCCGCTTTCGGGGACCGAAGTGACCTTCTACCCGGATGCCGAAATCTTCACGATGACCGATTTCGACCTGCCGACGCTGGAACATCGCCTGCGCGAACTGGCCTTCCTGAACTCGGGCGTGATCCTGACGCTGCGCGATGAACGCAGTGGTGAGCCGACCGAAATCAAACTGCATTACGAAGGCGGTATTCGCGCCTTTGTCGAATATCTTGACCGCAACAAGGCCCGTCAGATCGAAGAAGCCATTTGCATCGAAGGCGAAAAAGACGGCATCACCGTCGAAGTCGCCCTGCAATGGAATGACAGCTACCACGAAACCACGCTGTGCTTTACCAACAACATCCCGCAGCGTGATGGCGGGACGCACATGGCCGGTTTCCGTGCTGCTCTGACCCGACAGATCAACAGCTACGCCCAGGAAAGCGGCATCGCCAAAAAAGAAAAGGTTGCCCTTTCCGGTGATGATGCCCGTGAAGGCCTGTCTTGCGTGATTTCGGTCAAAGTGCCGGACCCGAAATTCTCGTCCCAGACCAAGGACAAGCTGGTCTCGTCCGAAGTCCGCCCAGTCGTTGAAAACATCGTCAATGACAAGCTTGCCCAGTGGCTTGAAGAACATCCGCAGGACGCGCGCAAGATCGTCACCAAGGTGGTCGAAGCGGCATCTGCCCGTGAAGCGGCCCGCAAGGCCCGCGAACTGACCCGCCGCAAGGGCGCGCTTGATATCTCGTCCCTGCCGGGCAAATTGGCCGACTGTCAGGAACGCGATGCGTCCAAAGCCGAACTGTTCATCGTGGAGGGTGATTCCGCAGGTGGTTCGGCCAAACAGGGCCGTGAACGTGGTTTCCAGGCGATCCTGCCGCTGCGCGGTAAGATCCTCAACGTCGAACGCGCGCGCTTTGACAAGATGCTTTCAAGTCAGGAAATCGGCACCCTGATTACCGCCATGGGCACCGGTATTGGCCGCGATGACTTCAATATCGAAAAGGCCCGCTACCACAAAATCATCATCATGACTGACGCCGACGTCGATGGTGCACATATCCGAACCCTGCTTCTGACCTTCTTCTATCGTCAGATGCCCGAACTGATCGAACGCGGCTATCTCTATATCGCACAGCCGCCGCTTTATCGCGCCAAACGCGGGAACTCGGTCCAGTATCTCAAGGACGACCGCGAGATGGAGCAATACCTGACCGCACAGGGCACCGAAGAAGCCGTGCTTACCCTTGCCGGTGGCCAACAGCTTGCCGGCCCAGATCTGGTCCGTGTGGTCGAATTGGCGCGTAAGGCCAAGGGCTTCCTGGAGCCGCTGTCGATCAAGCTTCCGATTTCGGTTCTCGAACAGGCAACCCTTGCTGGCGCGTTGAACCCGGCCTTGCTTGATGACGATGGCAAACGCGTTGAGGCGGCCGAAACGCTCGCCAAACATCTTGATACTCTTGAAGAAGACTATGATCGCGGCTGGCATGGCGAAGCACCGCTTGATGAAATCGTGCTCTGGCGCATGCTGCGCGGCGTTGAACAGCGTCACGTGATTGATGGCAACATCCTGCGCTCGGCCGAGGCCCGTGCAATTGCCGGTATCCTTGGCGAACTGCGCGAACTGTTTGAAAAGGGCGCTGAATTCGTGGCCAAGGACAAGACCTGGAAAATCAACGGCCCGGTCGATCTGGTCAATGCGGTGATGGAATATGGCCGCCGCGGCATTTCGGTCCAGCGTTATAAGGGCCTTGGTGAAATGAACCCGGATCAGCTTTGGGAAACCACGCTCGATCCGAACGTCCGTTCGCTCCTGCAGGTCAAAGTCGCCCACGCCGACGAGGCAGAGGAAGTCTTCTCGACCCTCATGGGCGACGTCGTCGAACCCCGCCGCGACTTCATTCAGTCGAACGCGCTTAAGGTCGCAAACCTCGACGTATAA
- the dnaA gene encoding chromosomal replication initiator protein DnaA, which yields MQHAVRDTQSALGQSSGGIAGDQHAALDDHAVATWQVVREKLRAEFGATAYRYWLEPVALMAVEAGVARLGAPTRAMRDWVTQHYLDRIQNFWHAEDSDVHFVEINIVSGATAQNDASASGSSSAKSTSANATTARAKSARTSHSSGHSPSHSTENNTVVSAPSQSNGSGRTAIASMSDDGISAALDPRYTFDNFVLGKPNEFAYAAARRLAEAESVPFNPLFLYGGVGLGKTHLMHAIAWHIRRTQPHRTVIYLSAEKFMYRFIRALRDKNTVDFKDQFRSVDVLMVDDVQFISGKDSTQEEFFHTFNALVDQGRQIIVSADKSPSDLEDIEERLRSRLGSGLVADIHATTYELRLGILEAKAERQGVELPQRVMEFLAHKITANVRELEGALNRVIAHSQLVGREIGLEMVQDILHDVLRASERRVSIEEIQKRVAEHFNIKVSDMHSARRARAVARPRQVAMYLSKQLTTHSLPEIGRKFGGRDHTTVMHAVRKIEELHGTDPSLCEDIDLLRRMLES from the coding sequence GTGCAGCACGCCGTGAGGGACACACAATCGGCACTTGGCCAATCCAGCGGGGGGATTGCGGGTGACCAGCACGCAGCACTTGATGATCACGCAGTGGCAACCTGGCAAGTCGTACGTGAAAAGCTGCGCGCCGAATTTGGCGCAACAGCCTATCGCTATTGGCTGGAGCCCGTTGCCCTGATGGCAGTAGAAGCCGGCGTGGCCCGTTTGGGTGCACCGACTCGTGCCATGCGTGACTGGGTGACGCAGCACTACCTCGACCGTATCCAGAATTTCTGGCACGCCGAAGATTCCGATGTGCATTTCGTTGAAATCAATATCGTTTCGGGCGCGACTGCGCAGAACGATGCGTCTGCTTCGGGTTCTTCTTCGGCCAAATCGACATCGGCAAACGCCACGACCGCGCGTGCCAAATCCGCGCGCACTTCCCATTCGTCAGGCCATTCCCCAAGCCATTCGACGGAAAACAATACCGTGGTCAGTGCGCCGTCCCAGTCAAATGGATCGGGCCGCACCGCCATTGCCAGCATGTCTGATGACGGCATCTCGGCTGCTCTGGATCCGCGCTACACCTTTGATAACTTTGTGCTGGGCAAGCCAAACGAGTTCGCCTATGCCGCCGCCCGCCGTCTGGCAGAGGCCGAATCGGTGCCGTTCAACCCGCTGTTCCTCTATGGTGGCGTTGGTCTTGGTAAAACCCACCTGATGCATGCGATTGCCTGGCATATCCGCCGCACTCAGCCGCACCGCACGGTGATCTACCTGTCGGCCGAAAAATTCATGTATCGCTTTATTCGGGCGCTGCGCGACAAGAACACGGTCGATTTCAAGGACCAGTTCCGCTCGGTCGATGTGCTGATGGTTGATGATGTCCAGTTCATCTCGGGCAAGGATTCGACCCAGGAAGAATTCTTCCACACCTTCAACGCGCTGGTCGATCAGGGCCGTCAGATCATTGTGTCTGCGGATAAATCGCCATCCGATCTTGAAGATATCGAAGAACGCCTGCGTTCGCGTCTGGGCTCTGGCCTTGTGGCCGATATTCACGCCACCACCTACGAGCTCCGTCTGGGCATCCTGGAGGCCAAGGCCGAGCGTCAGGGTGTCGAACTGCCCCAGCGTGTTATGGAATTCCTTGCCCACAAGATCACCGCCAACGTGCGTGAGCTCGAAGGCGCGCTTAACCGCGTGATTGCGCATTCCCAGCTGGTCGGTCGCGAGATCGGGCTGGAAATGGTTCAGGACATCCTCCACGACGTTCTGCGCGCGTCCGAGCGCCGGGTTTCGATCGAGGAAATCCAGAAACGCGTGGCCGAGCATTTCAACATCAAGGTGTCCGACATGCATTCCGCCCGCCGTGCGCGTGCGGTTGCCCGTCCGCGTCAGGTGGCAATGTATCTGTCCAAGCAGCTCACCACCCACTCGTTGCCGGAAATTGGCCGCAAGTTTGGCGGTCGTGACCACACCACGGTGATGCATGCCGTGCGCAAGATCGAAGAACTGCACGGAACGGATCCGTCGCTCTGCGAAGATATCGATCTTCTGCGTCGGATGCTCGAAAGCTGA
- the dnaN gene encoding DNA polymerase III subunit beta: protein MKLTIERAALLKSLTHVQSVVERRNTIPILSNILLRAENDRLALTATDMDLEVIETTTAEVSEPGATTTPAHTLYEIVRKLPEGSQVQISLEPGAGRLTLSAGRSKFNLAVLPVDDFPVMSGGDLPVSFGLAAAELRGLIDRAEFAISTEETRYYLNGIYFHATDAEGTKILRAVATDGHRLARVEAPLPDGAENMPGVIVPRKTVGELRKLIEETGEAVDIALSDTKIRFGFGDAVLTSKLIDGTFPDYERVIPSGNDKTLDIECKAFADAVDRVSAISIEKSRAVKVVLSGNTLTLSASSPEHGTASEELEINYDAEDIEIGFNSRYLLDIAKQVKGDTLNLLMSDGSSPTILRDTDDLSALYVLMPMRV, encoded by the coding sequence ATGAAGCTGACCATCGAACGCGCGGCGCTGTTGAAATCGCTGACCCATGTTCAAAGCGTTGTTGAACGACGTAACACCATTCCGATTCTGTCCAATATTTTGCTCCGGGCAGAGAATGATCGTCTTGCGCTGACCGCGACCGATATGGACCTCGAAGTCATCGAAACCACGACGGCCGAGGTGTCCGAACCGGGCGCGACCACGACCCCTGCCCATACGCTTTATGAAATCGTGCGCAAGCTGCCCGAAGGCTCCCAGGTGCAAATCTCGCTTGAGCCGGGTGCAGGCCGTCTGACCCTTTCTGCCGGTCGTTCGAAGTTCAATCTTGCCGTTCTGCCGGTTGATGATTTCCCGGTGATGTCCGGTGGCGACCTTCCGGTCAGCTTCGGCCTGGCTGCGGCCGAACTGCGTGGCCTGATTGACCGTGCCGAGTTCGCGATCTCGACCGAGGAAACCCGTTACTACCTCAACGGGATTTATTTCCATGCCACCGACGCCGAAGGCACCAAAATCCTGCGCGCGGTTGCAACCGATGGTCACCGTTTGGCGCGCGTCGAGGCGCCGCTGCCTGATGGTGCGGAAAACATGCCGGGCGTCATCGTGCCGCGCAAAACTGTTGGTGAACTGCGTAAACTGATCGAGGAAACCGGCGAAGCCGTCGATATCGCGCTGTCGGATACCAAAATCCGCTTTGGCTTCGGCGATGCGGTGCTGACCTCCAAGCTGATTGACGGTACCTTCCCGGATTACGAACGCGTGATCCCGTCGGGCAACGACAAGACCCTTGATATCGAATGCAAGGCATTTGCCGATGCGGTCGACCGTGTGTCGGCGATCTCGATTGAAAAATCGCGTGCGGTGAAGGTTGTTCTGTCGGGCAATACCCTGACTCTTTCGGCCTCCAGCCCCGAACACGGCACCGCGTCCGAGGAGCTTGAAATCAACTACGACGCCGAGGATATCGAAATCGGCTTTAACTCGCGCTATCTGCTCGACATCGCCAAGCAGGTAAAGGGCGATACGCTTAACCTTCTGATGTCGGACGGATCCAGCCCGACCATTCTGCGTGACACCGACGACCTTTCGGCATTGTACGTTCTGATGCCGATGCGTGTTTGA
- the recF gene encoding DNA replication/repair protein RecF — translation MTSRLAVSRIQLSEFRCYEGLRLSLDSSPVVLTGPNGAGKTNLLEAVSLLAPGGGLRRAKLGEIARSTPPTANGALRAWAVAADVDTPDGAFQLGTGLDPAALEQGRERRAVRIDGQAQRGQAALGRVCAAVWLTPQMDRLFLDGPSARRRFLDRLVYGLDPDHSSRVAAYEHSLRSRAKLLKEGKADDKWLTSIEDSMVRHGIAVAVARAELLERLRRAGTMAIGPFPAARLALTGDLEDWLENLPAVEVEDKMRAALRDGRSRDATYGGAVVGPQRSDLLVWHDAKGQSADQCSTGEQKALLLSIIMANTRLQTKARGAGPLLLLDEVVAHLDAERRSHLFDEIVALGVQAWMTGTDRALFEGLDGRAQFFRVEDATLTLETT, via the coding sequence ATGACAAGCCGTCTTGCTGTTTCCCGCATCCAGCTCAGCGAGTTTCGCTGTTACGAAGGCCTGCGACTGTCGCTCGACAGCTCGCCGGTTGTGCTGACGGGGCCAAACGGGGCGGGCAAGACCAACCTGCTTGAGGCGGTCTCGCTTCTGGCACCGGGCGGTGGATTGCGCCGGGCCAAGCTGGGCGAAATCGCCCGAAGCACCCCGCCAACCGCCAACGGCGCACTCCGGGCCTGGGCCGTGGCCGCAGATGTCGATACGCCGGATGGGGCGTTTCAATTGGGCACCGGGCTTGATCCGGCCGCCCTCGAACAGGGTCGCGAACGCCGTGCTGTGCGCATCGATGGGCAGGCCCAGCGTGGTCAGGCGGCCTTGGGCCGGGTTTGTGCTGCGGTCTGGCTGACGCCGCAAATGGATCGTTTGTTCCTTGATGGTCCGTCGGCCCGCAGGCGCTTTCTGGATCGGCTGGTTTATGGCCTTGATCCCGATCACAGCAGCCGCGTTGCCGCCTATGAGCATTCACTGCGCTCACGCGCCAAGCTGCTTAAGGAAGGCAAGGCTGACGATAAATGGCTGACCTCGATCGAGGATTCGATGGTGCGCCATGGCATTGCGGTTGCGGTCGCACGTGCAGAATTGCTTGAACGGTTGCGCCGTGCCGGGACTATGGCGATCGGACCATTTCCGGCCGCCCGTCTGGCGCTGACCGGGGACCTTGAAGACTGGCTGGAAAACCTGCCGGCGGTCGAGGTCGAAGATAAAATGCGGGCCGCATTGCGCGACGGACGGTCACGTGATGCGACCTATGGCGGGGCGGTGGTCGGCCCGCAACGCAGTGATCTGCTGGTTTGGCACGATGCAAAGGGCCAGTCGGCGGATCAATGTTCCACCGGGGAACAAAAGGCGTTGTTGCTGTCGATCATTATGGCCAATACCCGCCTGCAGACAAAGGCACGCGGGGCTGGCCCGTTACTGTTGCTTGATGAAGTGGTTGCGCATCTCGATGCAGAACGCCGCAGCCACTTGTTTGATGAAATCGTGGCGCTTGGCGTCCAGGCCTGGATGACAGGCACGGACCGGGCGCTGTTTGAAGGTTTGGACGGTCGTGCGCAATTCTTCCGCGTGGAAGATGCCACACTGACCCTTGAAACCACTTAG